One genomic window of Elaeis guineensis isolate ETL-2024a chromosome 2, EG11, whole genome shotgun sequence includes the following:
- the LOC105048763 gene encoding uncharacterized protein isoform X2, which translates to MSDMKAAEASEQLSTDNNVKEKVDGDASDEGPVILDQTEENAMPSSQEEEEVIKKKYGGMLLKKPPLISKDHERAYFDSADWALGKQGGQPHKPKGPLEALRPKLQNNFLMTGSFISISLHVNNKFVPAAQFMHLVIMKMVVMLLLRM; encoded by the exons ATGTCCGACATGAAGGCTGCTGAAGCCAGTGAGCAGTTATCTACAGACAATAATGTCAAAGAGAAGGTTGATGGGGATGCTTCTGACGAGGGCCCTGTAATCTTGGACCAAACTGAAGAGAATGCCATGCCATCATCCCAAGAGGAG GAGGAAGTAATAAAGAAGAAATATGGAGGAATGTTACTGAAAAAACCACCACTCATATCGAAG GACCATGAACGTGCTTACTTTGATTCTGCTGACTGGGCTTTAGGAAAG CAAGGAGGGCAACCTCACAAGCCCAAAGGACCCCTTGAGGCACTTCGGCCTAAATTGCAG AACAATTTTTTGATGACTGGTTCTTTCATTTCTATTAGCCTACACGTCAACAACAAGTTCGTTCCCGCCGCTCAGTTTATGCATCTAGTGATAATGAAG ATGGTGGTAATGCTGCTTCTGAGGATGTGA
- the LOC105048763 gene encoding uncharacterized protein isoform X1 gives MSDMKAAEASEQLSTDNNVKEKVDGDASDEGPVILDQTEENAMPSSQEEEEVIKKKYGGMLLKKPPLISKDHERAYFDSADWALGKQGGQPHKPKGPLEALRPKLQPTRQQQVRSRRSVYASSDNEDGGNAASEDVNNNNMTNTENSSNP, from the exons ATGTCCGACATGAAGGCTGCTGAAGCCAGTGAGCAGTTATCTACAGACAATAATGTCAAAGAGAAGGTTGATGGGGATGCTTCTGACGAGGGCCCTGTAATCTTGGACCAAACTGAAGAGAATGCCATGCCATCATCCCAAGAGGAG GAGGAAGTAATAAAGAAGAAATATGGAGGAATGTTACTGAAAAAACCACCACTCATATCGAAG GACCATGAACGTGCTTACTTTGATTCTGCTGACTGGGCTTTAGGAAAG CAAGGAGGGCAACCTCACAAGCCCAAAGGACCCCTTGAGGCACTTCGGCCTAAATTGCAG CCTACACGTCAACAACAAGTTCGTTCCCGCCGCTCAGTTTATGCATCTAGTGATAATGAAG ATGGTGGTAATGCTGCTTCTGAGGATGTGAACAACAATAACATGACCAACACTGAGAACAGCAGCAACCCATAA